A segment of the Collimonas fungivorans genome:
CGACCAGGGATTTGACGCTGGTCGTGCCTTTGGTCGTCGCCACCTTCTTGTCGCGCAGGTCCGGCCAGTTCTTGATCTTGTCCTCCACCCGCACCAGCATGCGCGACGACGCCATGAAATGCGCGATGGTGAAGCTGACCTGTTTGCGCCGCTCTGCGTTGTTGGTGGTCGAGCCACACTCCAGGTCGATTTTTCCGCTTGCGATCATATCAATGCGATTAGATGAAGTCACTGGCACATAGGCGATATTCAATTGCGGCAGTTTCAATTGCTGCTTCACCGCATCGGCTATCTTGAGGCACAGATCGATTGCATAACCGACCGGCTTTTTATCCTGGTCCACAAACGAGAACGGGAACGACGCTTCCCGGTAACCGATCGTGATGGTCTTGCTGTCGCGAATCTTCGCCAGCACATCTTCCGCATGGACAGCTGTTGCGGCGACGCCCAACGTTACCG
Coding sequences within it:
- a CDS encoding amino acid ABC transporter substrate-binding protein — its product is MAAAWRKGGLGAVLAVTLGVAATAVHAEDVLAKIRDSKTITIGYREASFPFSFVDQDKKPVGYAIDLCLKIADAVKQQLKLPQLNIAYVPVTSSNRIDMIASGKIDLECGSTTNNAERRKQVSFTIAHFMASSRMLVRVEDKIKNWPDLRDKKVATTKGTTSVKSLVDRGQVRSLNMTIVEGRDHNESFKMVEDKAADAFVMDDVLLYGLKATAKDPAAYAIVGEPLTTEPYAIMLPKGDPNYKAVVDREMGRIIHDGEINKLYTKWFLSPIPAKNNLVLNMPMGYLFRESLRFPSDQVGN